The following proteins are encoded in a genomic region of Methylibium petroleiphilum PM1:
- a CDS encoding DUF4136 domain-containing protein encodes MHRTRSAMASLAACAAALLVAGCASLNSVAVDVSSQGSWPADRKPGSYAVERLPSQQANAAEQDRIEAAALPALEAAGFTRVPSEQADVLIQVGARVFEVARRDPYMSHWAWRNDWWFYGARRPFFHGPGFGYAPGFGYDYYDIPDYQREVGILIRDRRSQQIVYETRAAYSSRWTSEALLPAMFEAAMKDFPLPALTPRTVTVALPPSAR; translated from the coding sequence ATGCATCGAACCCGATCCGCCATGGCATCGCTGGCGGCATGCGCTGCGGCGCTGCTCGTCGCCGGTTGCGCCAGCCTCAACAGCGTGGCCGTTGACGTGTCCAGCCAAGGGAGCTGGCCGGCCGATCGCAAGCCGGGCAGCTACGCGGTCGAACGCCTGCCGTCGCAACAGGCGAACGCGGCCGAGCAGGACCGCATCGAGGCCGCGGCCCTGCCGGCGCTCGAGGCAGCCGGCTTCACTCGCGTCCCGTCCGAGCAGGCCGATGTGCTGATCCAGGTCGGGGCCCGGGTGTTCGAGGTGGCGCGCCGCGATCCCTACATGAGCCATTGGGCCTGGCGCAACGACTGGTGGTTCTACGGCGCGCGCCGACCGTTCTTCCATGGGCCGGGCTTCGGCTATGCACCGGGGTTCGGCTATGACTATTACGACATCCCGGATTACCAGCGCGAGGTCGGCATCCTGATCCGTGATCGGCGTAGCCAGCAGATCGTCTACGAGACGCGTGCCGCCTATTCGAGTCGCTGGACCTCGGAGGCGCTGCTGCCGGCGATGTTCGAGGCGGCGATGAAGGACTTTCCGCTGCCGGCGCTGACGCCGCGGACGGTGACGGTGGCGTTGCCCCCCTCGGCGCGCTGA
- a CDS encoding DUF6279 family lipoprotein, which produces MLMVRWLRGWRIIAACVLLALGGCSALRLAYTQAGEFAYWWLDGYVDFNGDQTLRTRDAITRWFAWHRRTELPDYVALLDRAAAEAGQDATPAQACRWFDEVRLRIDRAVDHALPDTAAIAMSFSPEQLNRLERKQAKNNAEFRDDFLQPDPAERRAAAVERVVDRAEQLYGRLDRLQRERIAQSLSKSPFEPERWLAERQRRQRDLLLILRQAQSGALSVTSATDALRTHWQEVKRSPDDAYQSYQRRLDAANCELLAQIHNRTTPEQRHEAQRKLRGWAADLRRLATPA; this is translated from the coding sequence ATGCTGATGGTCAGGTGGTTGAGAGGTTGGAGAATTATCGCGGCCTGTGTACTGTTGGCACTGGGCGGCTGCAGCGCGCTGCGGTTGGCTTACACGCAGGCCGGGGAGTTTGCATACTGGTGGCTCGACGGCTACGTCGATTTCAACGGCGATCAGACGCTGCGCACGCGCGACGCGATCACCCGGTGGTTCGCCTGGCATCGCAGGACCGAGTTGCCGGACTATGTGGCGCTGCTCGACCGCGCGGCGGCCGAGGCCGGCCAGGACGCCACGCCCGCCCAGGCCTGCCGCTGGTTCGACGAGGTGCGCCTGCGCATCGATCGCGCCGTCGACCACGCACTGCCCGACACCGCAGCCATTGCCATGAGCTTCAGCCCGGAGCAATTGAATCGCCTGGAACGCAAGCAGGCGAAGAACAACGCCGAGTTCCGAGACGACTTCCTGCAGCCCGACCCGGCCGAGCGGCGCGCGGCGGCGGTCGAGCGCGTGGTCGATCGGGCCGAGCAGCTGTATGGCCGGCTCGACCGCTTGCAGCGCGAGCGCATCGCGCAATCCTTGAGCAAATCGCCGTTCGAGCCGGAACGCTGGCTGGCCGAGCGGCAGCGTCGGCAGCGCGACCTGCTGCTGATCCTGCGGCAGGCGCAGTCCGGCGCACTGTCGGTCACCTCGGCCACCGACGCACTGCGGACTCACTGGCAAGAGGTCAAGCGCTCGCCGGACGACGCCTACCAGAGCTACCAGCGTCGCCTCGACGCGGCGAACTGCGAACTGCTCGCGCAGATCCACAACCGCACGACGCCCGAGCAACGGCACGAGGCCCAGCGCAAGCTCAGAGGGTGGGCGGCCGACCTGCGGCGTCTCGCGACGCCCGCCTGA